The proteins below come from a single Fusarium verticillioides 7600 chromosome 3, whole genome shotgun sequence genomic window:
- a CDS encoding CAMK/CAMKL/PASK protein kinase: MEDKMIMEPKITLGMMNVDERSCQCPSRCQRTVVRETWLPQGTLQLKIEAEHACPWMRPRPPRLPLTLKLSPGMLSEIMRHGAQLWRPPSVCFLADHHINSRSPIMTDHEHGLGLSGLRRIRQTRPPSRNPTLPGSRASSRSPSVAALSRSTSMSTMAASTGNLSLTGGPSNPSFSDDLSRFPSESLHSFSFANQSEDFLHNRQNALKRSVEFMKDHMGLPMNSSQAALASAQARVSGDVETQNMLDLLAQAQLIRAPNLPNPDDSYAPAPLTGPAEVLENVFDKNFDPRASSTDLISPRQTSPPPRRSRVGTTRRSIPLEPAAYETAHVQDQPTTASASGGGPSGSKTTPVRPTLSLKRTMTDITAVSAQDKLIDTVSQPFLSGQPIYQEPLNSPSLAQLPSATATSFPTQLGPSVHGHTNRWVPAAQAIFTTEVKPPWTIIAANDLACLVFGVTKAEVRKMGILEVVQEERRSWLERKLLKQADDELNESQTPSGQTTPAASAASALLNGRSGITAQLLSKPNSRTQPRSYIQRRAQTVHSGDPSPPKTRGGGHNQTNSSRGVLLCGDVVPIQKRNGATGSASLWVKEKKVGLIWVLEEIHEDVAYITLDEDGIVQQVTGSTAPIWGFESISTGFDIARLVPRIPRQGIDPNTGEIDFAQVSRRRYFTCPHSPQVNVPCTVEQTRGKLELRVSTFPHMAGIVVVEPETLKIRSSNAAFCGALFGFEKADGMSINALIPEFDNILGSLIEEDGIQLLDGMVVPEHRFRKASAFLALKEHRPDAASAFLHPAGLSAKHRDGSDLKVDVQMRVVKSEKKTVVMNETVFEGSDEDNATGDEAFEVTHSEIVYALWITYSRHLHGTQPHLGLETPTRAGALTPLHQPSPGQTPAHTPLEIASDDEGPRKNVLIAASSLSKHLKDAAMNAAAKITGQQPKPKPEEATPVPKVVEPPHKKTINDYVILEEMGQGAYGQVKLARHKQSGKKIVLKYVTKRRILVDTWTRDRKLGTVPLEVHVLEYLRKPELLHPNIVEMQGFFEDDVNYYIEMIPHGLPGMDLFDYIELRTNMDESECRSIFVQVANAIHHLHTKARVVHRDIKDENVILDGEGNIKLIDFGSAAYIKSGPFDVFVGTIDYAAPEVLAGKPYRGTEQDVWALGILLYTIIYKENPFYSIDEIMDRDLRIPYILSEESIDLIRCMLDRDVAKRYDINQVLEHPWCQAAVEE; the protein is encoded by the exons ATGGAGGACAAAATGATCATG GAGCCGAAAATCACACTGGGGATGATGAACGTGGACGAGAGAAGCTGCCAATGCCCCTCTCGTTGCCAAAGAACCGTAGTACGGGAAACTTGGCTGCCGCAAGGAACTCTTCAACTCAAGATCGAAGCAGAGCACGCATGTCCCTGGATGCGTCCGCGGCCGCCGCGGCTGCCGCTGACCTTGAAGCTATCGCCAGGTATGTTGAGTGAAATCATGCGTCACGGAGCCCAACTGTGGCGCCCACCCTCGGTCTGCTTCCTTGCTGACCACCATATCAACTCCAGGTCTCCCATCATGACCGATCACGAGCATGGCTTAGGCCTGTCCGGCCTTCGACGAATTAGACAGACACGCCCACCATCCAGAAACCCTACTTTACCAGGATCCCGAGCATCTTCGCGAAGCCCATCCGTTGCCGCTCTGTCTCGTTCCACTTCGATGAGTACGATGGCTGCCAGCACCGGCAACTTGTCGCTCACTGGTGGTCCATCAAATCCCAGCTTCTCCGACGATCTTTCTCGCTTCCCCTCTGAGTCTTTgcattctttctctttcgcCAATCAGTCCGAGGACTTTTTGCACAACCGACAAAATGCCCTCAAACGGTCCGTTGAGTTCATGAAGGACCATATGGGTCTTCCTATGAACTCGTCGCAGGCTGCTCTTGCAAGTGCCCAGGCAAGAGTAAGTGGCGATGTCGAGACACAGAATATGCTTGACCTACTCGCACAGGCACAGCTAATTAGAGCTCCAAACTTGCCAAACCCCGACGATTCTTACGCCCCGGCTCCTCTGACCGGTCCCGCTGAGGTCTTGGAAAATGTCTTCGACAAGAATTTTGACCCTCGAGCATCCAGCACAGATCTCATCAGTCCTCGCCAGACATCGCCACCACCTCGACGGTCAAGGGTTGggacaacaagaagatccattCCACTTGAGCCAGCAGCCTATGAGACTGCCCATGTTCAGGATCAACCAACTACAGCTTCTGCTAGTGGAGGAGGCCCTTCAGGCTCGAAAACTACCCCAGTCCGTCCGACGCTGAGCCTCAAGCGAACAATGACAGATATAACGGCCGTGTCGGCTCAAGATAAACTTATAGATACAGTTTCGCAGCCTTTCTTAAGTGGTCAGCCCATATATCAAGAACCATTAAACTCGCCGTCCTTGGCCCAACTCCCCAGCGCCACAGCGACCAGTTTCCCCACCCAGTTAGGTCCTTCTGTACATGGACACACAAACCGATGGGTACCCGCCGCTCAGGCGATCTTTACAACAGAAGTTAAACCTCCATGGACCATTATTGCGGCAAACGATCTCGCCTGTCTGGTATTTGGCGTTACAAAAGCTGAGGTGCGCAAGATGGGCATCTTGGAAGTTGTacaggaggagagaaggTCATGGTTGGAACGAAAACTCTTGAAGcaagcagatgatgagcttaATGAAAGCCAAACGCCCTCGGGCCAAACAACGcctgcagcttcagcagcttcggCACTGCTTAACGGGAGATCTGGAATAACAGCCCAGCTCCTAAGCAAGCCAAATTCGAGGACTCAGCCACGAAGTTACATACAAAGACGTGCACAAACGGTTCACAGCGGCGACCCAAGCCCGCCCAAGACCCGGGGCGGCGGGCATAATCAGACGAATTCCTCTAGAGGAGTGCTGCTATGCGGTGACGTGGTCCCCATTCAGAAACGCAACGGTGCGACCGGTTCTGCTAGTTTGTGggtcaaagagaagaaggtcggaTTGATCTGGGTTTTGGAAGAGATTCACGAGGACGTCGCCTACATCACCTTGGACGAGGACGGCATCGTTCAACAGGTCACCGGCTCTACTGCTCCCATCTGGGGGTTCGAGTCAATCTCTACCGGATTCGATATAGCAAGACTCGTTCCACGGATTCCCAGACAAGGGATTGACCCTAACACAGGAGAAATCGACTTTGCCCAGGTTTCAAGGCGGAGATACTTCACCTGTCCTCACTCACCCCAAGTCAATGTGCCTTGCACAGTTGAGCAAACCCGCGGCAAGCTAGAGCTTCGTGTTTCCACGTTCCCTCACATGGCTGGAATTGTCGTGGTAGAGCCAGAGACGCTTAAGATCCGAAGCTCAAACGCAGCCTTTTGCGGTGCGCTCTTCGGATTCGAAAAGGCCGATGGCATGTCGATAAATGCACTCATCCCAGAATTCGACAACATTCTGGGGTCATTGATAGAAGAGGACGGTATACAACTCCTCGATGGTATGGTTGTTCCTGAACATCGTTTCAGAAAAGCTTCGGCTTTCCTGGCCTTGAAAGAACATAGACCTGACGCTGCATCTGCTTTCCTCCATCCTGCTGGATTAAGCGCCAAACACCGAGACGGATCCGATCTGAAGGTTGACGTCCAGATGCGTGTAGTCAAGAGTGAAAAGAAGACCGTTGTGATGAACGAGACAGTCTTCGAAGGCAGCGATGAGGACAACGCCACCGGAGACGAAGCCTTCGAAGTGACCCATTCAGAAATAGTGTATGCTTTGTGGATTACTTATTCTCGCCATCTCCACGGCACTCAGCCTCATCTCGGGCTCGAAACCCCTACCCGGGCTGGAGCTTTAACTCCTCTCCACCAGCCATCACCTGGCCAGACCCCTGCTCATACGCCTCTTGAGAttgcttcagatgatgaggggCCTCGAAAGAACGTGTTGATTGCTGCAAGTTCACTATCCAAGCATTTAAAGGATGCCGCCATGAATGCTGCTGCTAAGATCACGGGGCAGCAAccaaagcccaagcctgAAGAGGCCACTCCAGTTCCCAAGGTCGTCGAGCCTCCCCACAAGAAAACGATCAACGACTATGTGATATTGGAGGAAATGGGCCAGGGTGCGTATGGTCAAGTGAAGCTAGCCCGGCATAAACAAAGTGGCAAGAAGATTGTGCTCAAGTATGTTACCAAGCGACGTATTCTTGTCGATACGTGGACTAGAGACCGAAAGCTGGGTACTGTGCCCCTGGAAGTTCACGTCTTGGAGTACCTTCGCAAACCTGAGCTACTTCATCCCAACATCGTCGAGATGCAAGGATTCTTTGAGGATGACGTGAACTACTATATCGAGATGATTCCTCATGGTCTGCCAGGCATGGATCTCTTTGACTACATCGAACTCCGAACCAACATGGACGAGTCTGAATGCCGCAGCATTTTTGTACAAGTAGCCAATGCAATCCACCACCTCCACACCAAGGCTCGCGTGGTACATCGCGACATCAAGGATGAAAATGTAATccttgatggagaaggcAACATCAAACTGATCGACTTTGGGAGTGCTGCATACATCAAGAGCGGTCCATTCGATGTCTTCGTAGGCACAATCG ATTACGCTGCTCCTGAAGTTCTCGCTGGCAAGCCTTATCGGGGCACAGAGCAAGACGTTTGGGCACTAGGTATTCTCCTCTACACCATTATTTACAAGGAGAACCCATTCTACAGTATTGACGAGATCATGGACCGTGACCTGCGGATACCCTATATTCTGAGCGAGGAGAGTATCGACCTCATTCGATGCATGCTGGACCGAGATGTCGCTAAACGCTACGATATCAACCAAGTGCTAGAGCATCCTTGGTGccaggctgctgttgaagaatga
- a CDS encoding CAMK/CAMKL/PASK protein kinase, translating to MPLSLPKNRSTGNLAAARNSSTQDRSRARMSLDASAAAAAAADLEAIARSPIMTDHEHGLGLSGLRRIRQTRPPSRNPTLPGSRASSRSPSVAALSRSTSMSTMAASTGNLSLTGGPSNPSFSDDLSRFPSESLHSFSFANQSEDFLHNRQNALKRSVEFMKDHMGLPMNSSQAALASAQARVSGDVETQNMLDLLAQAQLIRAPNLPNPDDSYAPAPLTGPAEVLENVFDKNFDPRASSTDLISPRQTSPPPRRSRVGTTRRSIPLEPAAYETAHVQDQPTTASASGGGPSGSKTTPVRPTLSLKRTMTDITAVSAQDKLIDTVSQPFLSGQPIYQEPLNSPSLAQLPSATATSFPTQLGPSVHGHTNRWVPAAQAIFTTEVKPPWTIIAANDLACLVFGVTKAEVRKMGILEVVQEERRSWLERKLLKQADDELNESQTPSGQTTPAASAASALLNGRSGITAQLLSKPNSRTQPRSYIQRRAQTVHSGDPSPPKTRGGGHNQTNSSRGVLLCGDVVPIQKRNGATGSASLWVKEKKVGLIWVLEEIHEDVAYITLDEDGIVQQVTGSTAPIWGFESISTGFDIARLVPRIPRQGIDPNTGEIDFAQVSRRRYFTCPHSPQVNVPCTVEQTRGKLELRVSTFPHMAGIVVVEPETLKIRSSNAAFCGALFGFEKADGMSINALIPEFDNILGSLIEEDGIQLLDGMVVPEHRFRKASAFLALKEHRPDAASAFLHPAGLSAKHRDGSDLKVDVQMRVVKSEKKTVVMNETVFEGSDEDNATGDEAFEVTHSEIVYALWITYSRHLHGTQPHLGLETPTRAGALTPLHQPSPGQTPAHTPLEIASDDEGPRKNVLIAASSLSKHLKDAAMNAAAKITGQQPKPKPEEATPVPKVVEPPHKKTINDYVILEEMGQGAYGQVKLARHKQSGKKIVLKYVTKRRILVDTWTRDRKLGTVPLEVHVLEYLRKPELLHPNIVEMQGFFEDDVNYYIEMIPHGLPGMDLFDYIELRTNMDESECRSIFVQVANAIHHLHTKARVVHRDIKDENVILDGEGNIKLIDFGSAAYIKSGPFDVFVGTIDYAAPEVLAGKPYRGTEQDVWALGILLYTIIYKENPFYSIDEIMDRDLRIPYILSEESIDLIRCMLDRDVAKRYDINQVLEHPWCQAAVEE from the exons ATGCCCCTCTCGTTGCCAAAGAACCGTAGTACGGGAAACTTGGCTGCCGCAAGGAACTCTTCAACTCAAGATCGAAGCAGAGCACGCATGTCCCTGGATGCGTCCGCGGCCGCCGCGGCTGCCGCTGACCTTGAAGCTATCGCCAG GTCTCCCATCATGACCGATCACGAGCATGGCTTAGGCCTGTCCGGCCTTCGACGAATTAGACAGACACGCCCACCATCCAGAAACCCTACTTTACCAGGATCCCGAGCATCTTCGCGAAGCCCATCCGTTGCCGCTCTGTCTCGTTCCACTTCGATGAGTACGATGGCTGCCAGCACCGGCAACTTGTCGCTCACTGGTGGTCCATCAAATCCCAGCTTCTCCGACGATCTTTCTCGCTTCCCCTCTGAGTCTTTgcattctttctctttcgcCAATCAGTCCGAGGACTTTTTGCACAACCGACAAAATGCCCTCAAACGGTCCGTTGAGTTCATGAAGGACCATATGGGTCTTCCTATGAACTCGTCGCAGGCTGCTCTTGCAAGTGCCCAGGCAAGAGTAAGTGGCGATGTCGAGACACAGAATATGCTTGACCTACTCGCACAGGCACAGCTAATTAGAGCTCCAAACTTGCCAAACCCCGACGATTCTTACGCCCCGGCTCCTCTGACCGGTCCCGCTGAGGTCTTGGAAAATGTCTTCGACAAGAATTTTGACCCTCGAGCATCCAGCACAGATCTCATCAGTCCTCGCCAGACATCGCCACCACCTCGACGGTCAAGGGTTGggacaacaagaagatccattCCACTTGAGCCAGCAGCCTATGAGACTGCCCATGTTCAGGATCAACCAACTACAGCTTCTGCTAGTGGAGGAGGCCCTTCAGGCTCGAAAACTACCCCAGTCCGTCCGACGCTGAGCCTCAAGCGAACAATGACAGATATAACGGCCGTGTCGGCTCAAGATAAACTTATAGATACAGTTTCGCAGCCTTTCTTAAGTGGTCAGCCCATATATCAAGAACCATTAAACTCGCCGTCCTTGGCCCAACTCCCCAGCGCCACAGCGACCAGTTTCCCCACCCAGTTAGGTCCTTCTGTACATGGACACACAAACCGATGGGTACCCGCCGCTCAGGCGATCTTTACAACAGAAGTTAAACCTCCATGGACCATTATTGCGGCAAACGATCTCGCCTGTCTGGTATTTGGCGTTACAAAAGCTGAGGTGCGCAAGATGGGCATCTTGGAAGTTGTacaggaggagagaaggTCATGGTTGGAACGAAAACTCTTGAAGcaagcagatgatgagcttaATGAAAGCCAAACGCCCTCGGGCCAAACAACGcctgcagcttcagcagcttcggCACTGCTTAACGGGAGATCTGGAATAACAGCCCAGCTCCTAAGCAAGCCAAATTCGAGGACTCAGCCACGAAGTTACATACAAAGACGTGCACAAACGGTTCACAGCGGCGACCCAAGCCCGCCCAAGACCCGGGGCGGCGGGCATAATCAGACGAATTCCTCTAGAGGAGTGCTGCTATGCGGTGACGTGGTCCCCATTCAGAAACGCAACGGTGCGACCGGTTCTGCTAGTTTGTGggtcaaagagaagaaggtcggaTTGATCTGGGTTTTGGAAGAGATTCACGAGGACGTCGCCTACATCACCTTGGACGAGGACGGCATCGTTCAACAGGTCACCGGCTCTACTGCTCCCATCTGGGGGTTCGAGTCAATCTCTACCGGATTCGATATAGCAAGACTCGTTCCACGGATTCCCAGACAAGGGATTGACCCTAACACAGGAGAAATCGACTTTGCCCAGGTTTCAAGGCGGAGATACTTCACCTGTCCTCACTCACCCCAAGTCAATGTGCCTTGCACAGTTGAGCAAACCCGCGGCAAGCTAGAGCTTCGTGTTTCCACGTTCCCTCACATGGCTGGAATTGTCGTGGTAGAGCCAGAGACGCTTAAGATCCGAAGCTCAAACGCAGCCTTTTGCGGTGCGCTCTTCGGATTCGAAAAGGCCGATGGCATGTCGATAAATGCACTCATCCCAGAATTCGACAACATTCTGGGGTCATTGATAGAAGAGGACGGTATACAACTCCTCGATGGTATGGTTGTTCCTGAACATCGTTTCAGAAAAGCTTCGGCTTTCCTGGCCTTGAAAGAACATAGACCTGACGCTGCATCTGCTTTCCTCCATCCTGCTGGATTAAGCGCCAAACACCGAGACGGATCCGATCTGAAGGTTGACGTCCAGATGCGTGTAGTCAAGAGTGAAAAGAAGACCGTTGTGATGAACGAGACAGTCTTCGAAGGCAGCGATGAGGACAACGCCACCGGAGACGAAGCCTTCGAAGTGACCCATTCAGAAATAGTGTATGCTTTGTGGATTACTTATTCTCGCCATCTCCACGGCACTCAGCCTCATCTCGGGCTCGAAACCCCTACCCGGGCTGGAGCTTTAACTCCTCTCCACCAGCCATCACCTGGCCAGACCCCTGCTCATACGCCTCTTGAGAttgcttcagatgatgaggggCCTCGAAAGAACGTGTTGATTGCTGCAAGTTCACTATCCAAGCATTTAAAGGATGCCGCCATGAATGCTGCTGCTAAGATCACGGGGCAGCAAccaaagcccaagcctgAAGAGGCCACTCCAGTTCCCAAGGTCGTCGAGCCTCCCCACAAGAAAACGATCAACGACTATGTGATATTGGAGGAAATGGGCCAGGGTGCGTATGGTCAAGTGAAGCTAGCCCGGCATAAACAAAGTGGCAAGAAGATTGTGCTCAAGTATGTTACCAAGCGACGTATTCTTGTCGATACGTGGACTAGAGACCGAAAGCTGGGTACTGTGCCCCTGGAAGTTCACGTCTTGGAGTACCTTCGCAAACCTGAGCTACTTCATCCCAACATCGTCGAGATGCAAGGATTCTTTGAGGATGACGTGAACTACTATATCGAGATGATTCCTCATGGTCTGCCAGGCATGGATCTCTTTGACTACATCGAACTCCGAACCAACATGGACGAGTCTGAATGCCGCAGCATTTTTGTACAAGTAGCCAATGCAATCCACCACCTCCACACCAAGGCTCGCGTGGTACATCGCGACATCAAGGATGAAAATGTAATccttgatggagaaggcAACATCAAACTGATCGACTTTGGGAGTGCTGCATACATCAAGAGCGGTCCATTCGATGTCTTCGTAGGCACAATCG ATTACGCTGCTCCTGAAGTTCTCGCTGGCAAGCCTTATCGGGGCACAGAGCAAGACGTTTGGGCACTAGGTATTCTCCTCTACACCATTATTTACAAGGAGAACCCATTCTACAGTATTGACGAGATCATGGACCGTGACCTGCGGATACCCTATATTCTGAGCGAGGAGAGTATCGACCTCATTCGATGCATGCTGGACCGAGATGTCGCTAAACGCTACGATATCAACCAAGTGCTAGAGCATCCTTGGTGccaggctgctgttgaagaatga
- a CDS encoding CAMK/CAMKL/PASK protein kinase → MLQMHGGQNDHGAENHTGDDERGREKLPMPLSLPKNRSTGNLAAARNSSTQDRSRARMSLDASAAAAAAADLEAIARSPIMTDHEHGLGLSGLRRIRQTRPPSRNPTLPGSRASSRSPSVAALSRSTSMSTMAASTGNLSLTGGPSNPSFSDDLSRFPSESLHSFSFANQSEDFLHNRQNALKRSVEFMKDHMGLPMNSSQAALASAQARVSGDVETQNMLDLLAQAQLIRAPNLPNPDDSYAPAPLTGPAEVLENVFDKNFDPRASSTDLISPRQTSPPPRRSRVGTTRRSIPLEPAAYETAHVQDQPTTASASGGGPSGSKTTPVRPTLSLKRTMTDITAVSAQDKLIDTVSQPFLSGQPIYQEPLNSPSLAQLPSATATSFPTQLGPSVHGHTNRWVPAAQAIFTTEVKPPWTIIAANDLACLVFGVTKAEVRKMGILEVVQEERRSWLERKLLKQADDELNESQTPSGQTTPAASAASALLNGRSGITAQLLSKPNSRTQPRSYIQRRAQTVHSGDPSPPKTRGGGHNQTNSSRGVLLCGDVVPIQKRNGATGSASLWVKEKKVGLIWVLEEIHEDVAYITLDEDGIVQQVTGSTAPIWGFESISTGFDIARLVPRIPRQGIDPNTGEIDFAQVSRRRYFTCPHSPQVNVPCTVEQTRGKLELRVSTFPHMAGIVVVEPETLKIRSSNAAFCGALFGFEKADGMSINALIPEFDNILGSLIEEDGIQLLDGMVVPEHRFRKASAFLALKEHRPDAASAFLHPAGLSAKHRDGSDLKVDVQMRVVKSEKKTVVMNETVFEGSDEDNATGDEAFEVTHSEIVYALWITYSRHLHGTQPHLGLETPTRAGALTPLHQPSPGQTPAHTPLEIASDDEGPRKNVLIAASSLSKHLKDAAMNAAAKITGQQPKPKPEEATPVPKVVEPPHKKTINDYVILEEMGQGAYGQVKLARHKQSGKKIVLKYVTKRRILVDTWTRDRKLGTVPLEVHVLEYLRKPELLHPNIVEMQGFFEDDVNYYIEMIPHGLPGMDLFDYIELRTNMDESECRSIFVQVANAIHHLHTKARVVHRDIKDENVILDGEGNIKLIDFGSAAYIKSGPFDVFVGTIDYAAPEVLAGKPYRGTEQDVWALGILLYTIIYKENPFYSIDEIMDRDLRIPYILSEESIDLIRCMLDRDVAKRYDINQVLEHPWCQAAVEE, encoded by the exons ATGCTACAGATGCATGGAGGACAAAATGATCATG GAGCCGAAAATCACACTGGGGATGATGAACGTGGACGAGAGAAGCTGCCAATGCCCCTCTCGTTGCCAAAGAACCGTAGTACGGGAAACTTGGCTGCCGCAAGGAACTCTTCAACTCAAGATCGAAGCAGAGCACGCATGTCCCTGGATGCGTCCGCGGCCGCCGCGGCTGCCGCTGACCTTGAAGCTATCGCCAG GTCTCCCATCATGACCGATCACGAGCATGGCTTAGGCCTGTCCGGCCTTCGACGAATTAGACAGACACGCCCACCATCCAGAAACCCTACTTTACCAGGATCCCGAGCATCTTCGCGAAGCCCATCCGTTGCCGCTCTGTCTCGTTCCACTTCGATGAGTACGATGGCTGCCAGCACCGGCAACTTGTCGCTCACTGGTGGTCCATCAAATCCCAGCTTCTCCGACGATCTTTCTCGCTTCCCCTCTGAGTCTTTgcattctttctctttcgcCAATCAGTCCGAGGACTTTTTGCACAACCGACAAAATGCCCTCAAACGGTCCGTTGAGTTCATGAAGGACCATATGGGTCTTCCTATGAACTCGTCGCAGGCTGCTCTTGCAAGTGCCCAGGCAAGAGTAAGTGGCGATGTCGAGACACAGAATATGCTTGACCTACTCGCACAGGCACAGCTAATTAGAGCTCCAAACTTGCCAAACCCCGACGATTCTTACGCCCCGGCTCCTCTGACCGGTCCCGCTGAGGTCTTGGAAAATGTCTTCGACAAGAATTTTGACCCTCGAGCATCCAGCACAGATCTCATCAGTCCTCGCCAGACATCGCCACCACCTCGACGGTCAAGGGTTGggacaacaagaagatccattCCACTTGAGCCAGCAGCCTATGAGACTGCCCATGTTCAGGATCAACCAACTACAGCTTCTGCTAGTGGAGGAGGCCCTTCAGGCTCGAAAACTACCCCAGTCCGTCCGACGCTGAGCCTCAAGCGAACAATGACAGATATAACGGCCGTGTCGGCTCAAGATAAACTTATAGATACAGTTTCGCAGCCTTTCTTAAGTGGTCAGCCCATATATCAAGAACCATTAAACTCGCCGTCCTTGGCCCAACTCCCCAGCGCCACAGCGACCAGTTTCCCCACCCAGTTAGGTCCTTCTGTACATGGACACACAAACCGATGGGTACCCGCCGCTCAGGCGATCTTTACAACAGAAGTTAAACCTCCATGGACCATTATTGCGGCAAACGATCTCGCCTGTCTGGTATTTGGCGTTACAAAAGCTGAGGTGCGCAAGATGGGCATCTTGGAAGTTGTacaggaggagagaaggTCATGGTTGGAACGAAAACTCTTGAAGcaagcagatgatgagcttaATGAAAGCCAAACGCCCTCGGGCCAAACAACGcctgcagcttcagcagcttcggCACTGCTTAACGGGAGATCTGGAATAACAGCCCAGCTCCTAAGCAAGCCAAATTCGAGGACTCAGCCACGAAGTTACATACAAAGACGTGCACAAACGGTTCACAGCGGCGACCCAAGCCCGCCCAAGACCCGGGGCGGCGGGCATAATCAGACGAATTCCTCTAGAGGAGTGCTGCTATGCGGTGACGTGGTCCCCATTCAGAAACGCAACGGTGCGACCGGTTCTGCTAGTTTGTGggtcaaagagaagaaggtcggaTTGATCTGGGTTTTGGAAGAGATTCACGAGGACGTCGCCTACATCACCTTGGACGAGGACGGCATCGTTCAACAGGTCACCGGCTCTACTGCTCCCATCTGGGGGTTCGAGTCAATCTCTACCGGATTCGATATAGCAAGACTCGTTCCACGGATTCCCAGACAAGGGATTGACCCTAACACAGGAGAAATCGACTTTGCCCAGGTTTCAAGGCGGAGATACTTCACCTGTCCTCACTCACCCCAAGTCAATGTGCCTTGCACAGTTGAGCAAACCCGCGGCAAGCTAGAGCTTCGTGTTTCCACGTTCCCTCACATGGCTGGAATTGTCGTGGTAGAGCCAGAGACGCTTAAGATCCGAAGCTCAAACGCAGCCTTTTGCGGTGCGCTCTTCGGATTCGAAAAGGCCGATGGCATGTCGATAAATGCACTCATCCCAGAATTCGACAACATTCTGGGGTCATTGATAGAAGAGGACGGTATACAACTCCTCGATGGTATGGTTGTTCCTGAACATCGTTTCAGAAAAGCTTCGGCTTTCCTGGCCTTGAAAGAACATAGACCTGACGCTGCATCTGCTTTCCTCCATCCTGCTGGATTAAGCGCCAAACACCGAGACGGATCCGATCTGAAGGTTGACGTCCAGATGCGTGTAGTCAAGAGTGAAAAGAAGACCGTTGTGATGAACGAGACAGTCTTCGAAGGCAGCGATGAGGACAACGCCACCGGAGACGAAGCCTTCGAAGTGACCCATTCAGAAATAGTGTATGCTTTGTGGATTACTTATTCTCGCCATCTCCACGGCACTCAGCCTCATCTCGGGCTCGAAACCCCTACCCGGGCTGGAGCTTTAACTCCTCTCCACCAGCCATCACCTGGCCAGACCCCTGCTCATACGCCTCTTGAGAttgcttcagatgatgaggggCCTCGAAAGAACGTGTTGATTGCTGCAAGTTCACTATCCAAGCATTTAAAGGATGCCGCCATGAATGCTGCTGCTAAGATCACGGGGCAGCAAccaaagcccaagcctgAAGAGGCCACTCCAGTTCCCAAGGTCGTCGAGCCTCCCCACAAGAAAACGATCAACGACTATGTGATATTGGAGGAAATGGGCCAGGGTGCGTATGGTCAAGTGAAGCTAGCCCGGCATAAACAAAGTGGCAAGAAGATTGTGCTCAAGTATGTTACCAAGCGACGTATTCTTGTCGATACGTGGACTAGAGACCGAAAGCTGGGTACTGTGCCCCTGGAAGTTCACGTCTTGGAGTACCTTCGCAAACCTGAGCTACTTCATCCCAACATCGTCGAGATGCAAGGATTCTTTGAGGATGACGTGAACTACTATATCGAGATGATTCCTCATGGTCTGCCAGGCATGGATCTCTTTGACTACATCGAACTCCGAACCAACATGGACGAGTCTGAATGCCGCAGCATTTTTGTACAAGTAGCCAATGCAATCCACCACCTCCACACCAAGGCTCGCGTGGTACATCGCGACATCAAGGATGAAAATGTAATccttgatggagaaggcAACATCAAACTGATCGACTTTGGGAGTGCTGCATACATCAAGAGCGGTCCATTCGATGTCTTCGTAGGCACAATCG ATTACGCTGCTCCTGAAGTTCTCGCTGGCAAGCCTTATCGGGGCACAGAGCAAGACGTTTGGGCACTAGGTATTCTCCTCTACACCATTATTTACAAGGAGAACCCATTCTACAGTATTGACGAGATCATGGACCGTGACCTGCGGATACCCTATATTCTGAGCGAGGAGAGTATCGACCTCATTCGATGCATGCTGGACCGAGATGTCGCTAAACGCTACGATATCAACCAAGTGCTAGAGCATCCTTGGTGccaggctgctgttgaagaatga